One window from the genome of Paracoccus marcusii encodes:
- a CDS encoding response regulator → MNVELNALRARYGRMLVTLFWAHVPVIGLAAAWVGSMSPLTAMALAGGLAALYHLLWRLRRTRPVTRNIAAVALVGEPALFLLAFEGHAWQMDMHMYFYAVLALNLAWFDRSALIMSAAAITVHHLVLFYLLPNAVFSTDGDVARVLLHGAIVAFQTAVLVWVSDKVVQSFDRIGKMSDEIVAKSAALEERTREAEEANRTKSMFLANMSHEIRTPINAILGFCHLVQRTTLEPRQREHVSRISTAGGVLLRLINDLLDFSKNEAGALTLEARPFDLRSAMSCQVQMVADTMAARRLTLRQEIDERLPEMLVGDELRLNQVLLNLLSNATKFSEDGEIVLTARLVERQDDQARVEISVSDCGIGMTPDQVGRLFTPFTQADSSTTRRFGGTGLGLAICKQIVQQMDGWIRAESVPGQGSRFTFSLCLGIGQVDAAEAILPCSAIRALRILIADDSPIALKMLEAIFARWQIRVILAPSGRAALDMVQAADQRGHPYDLVILDWKMPDLDGLQTLRALRRVGLRRMPATMVMTAHGVDAVMAEAGGETIDLFLAKPINARNLLDALKQLPGLAERHVPEVAPDLPAAPLLPEAMRGQRVLLVEDNPINQEIAVALLGDAGLLVDCAENGLVACRMVEAGAAGYAAVLMDMQMPEMDGLTATRQIRLTHTAEALPIIALTAHAYDDERRACMQAGMCDHVTKPVDPARLIAVLARHMRIVPTAAAPTLRAEGVGAADLPDHLPPFDIPAALSRVNGKRPLLRRLILSFAEGNRDAVAQIAQLIADGRRQDAHRAAHTLKGVTASLELPRIATLAGQIEAFLQADDTTGIDALLAQLSGPLAAAIAAADSLTAAAGTPHAAASPPTPAGDSVRIAQLRGHLRDQVRRRSMAARASFDALAEALQLDRMAMDDHPVRSALLRLDYAAADALLNGPHPDTGQPGI, encoded by the coding sequence ATGAACGTCGAACTGAACGCGCTGCGGGCGCGCTATGGCCGGATGCTGGTCACGCTGTTCTGGGCGCATGTCCCGGTGATCGGCCTGGCCGCGGCGTGGGTGGGCAGCATGTCACCGCTTACGGCGATGGCGCTGGCCGGGGGGCTTGCCGCGCTTTATCACCTGCTGTGGAGGCTGCGCCGCACTCGGCCGGTGACGCGCAACATCGCCGCCGTGGCCCTGGTGGGCGAGCCTGCGCTGTTCCTGCTGGCGTTCGAGGGGCACGCCTGGCAGATGGACATGCACATGTATTTCTATGCCGTGCTGGCGCTGAACCTGGCATGGTTCGACCGGTCGGCCCTGATCATGTCGGCAGCGGCGATCACCGTGCATCATCTGGTGCTGTTCTATCTGCTGCCGAATGCCGTGTTCTCGACCGACGGCGACGTGGCGCGGGTGCTGTTGCACGGGGCCATCGTGGCATTTCAGACCGCGGTTCTGGTCTGGGTCAGCGACAAGGTCGTCCAGTCCTTCGACCGCATCGGCAAAATGAGCGACGAGATCGTGGCAAAAAGCGCCGCGCTGGAGGAACGCACCCGCGAGGCCGAGGAGGCGAACCGCACCAAGAGCATGTTCCTGGCCAACATGAGCCACGAGATCCGCACCCCCATCAACGCCATCCTGGGCTTTTGCCACCTGGTCCAGCGAACCACGCTGGAACCGCGCCAGCGCGAGCATGTCAGCCGGATCAGCACCGCGGGGGGCGTCCTATTGCGTCTGATCAACGACCTGCTGGACTTTTCCAAGAACGAGGCGGGGGCGCTGACCCTGGAGGCGCGGCCCTTCGACCTGCGTTCGGCGATGTCATGCCAGGTCCAGATGGTGGCCGACACCATGGCCGCCCGCCGCCTGACCTTGCGCCAGGAGATCGACGAACGCCTGCCCGAGATGCTGGTCGGGGACGAGCTGCGCCTGAACCAGGTGCTGCTCAACCTGTTGAGCAACGCCACCAAGTTCAGCGAGGATGGAGAGATCGTGCTGACCGCCCGCCTGGTCGAACGGCAGGACGACCAGGCCCGGGTCGAGATCTCGGTCAGCGATTGCGGCATCGGCATGACGCCCGACCAGGTGGGCCGGCTGTTCACGCCGTTCACGCAGGCCGACAGCTCGACCACGCGGCGGTTCGGGGGGACGGGGCTGGGGCTGGCGATCTGCAAGCAGATCGTCCAGCAGATGGACGGCTGGATCCGCGCGGAGAGCGTGCCGGGGCAGGGCAGCCGGTTCACCTTCTCGCTGTGCCTGGGGATCGGACAGGTGGACGCCGCCGAGGCGATCCTGCCCTGCAGCGCGATCCGCGCCCTGCGCATCCTGATCGCGGATGACAGCCCCATCGCGCTGAAGATGCTGGAGGCGATCTTTGCCCGCTGGCAGATCCGGGTGATCCTGGCGCCCTCGGGCCGCGCGGCGCTGGACATGGTGCAGGCGGCGGATCAGCGGGGTCATCCCTATGACCTGGTGATCCTGGACTGGAAGATGCCCGATCTGGACGGGCTGCAGACGCTGCGCGCGCTGCGGCGGGTGGGTCTGCGGCGGATGCCCGCCACGATGGTGATGACCGCGCACGGCGTCGACGCCGTCATGGCCGAGGCCGGCGGAGAGACGATCGACCTGTTCCTGGCCAAGCCCATCAACGCGCGCAACCTACTGGATGCGCTCAAGCAGCTGCCCGGGCTGGCCGAACGCCATGTCCCCGAGGTCGCGCCCGACCTGCCCGCCGCCCCCCTTCTGCCCGAGGCGATGCGCGGTCAACGCGTGCTGCTGGTCGAGGACAATCCGATCAACCAGGAGATCGCGGTCGCGCTTTTGGGCGACGCGGGCCTGCTGGTCGATTGCGCCGAGAACGGGCTTGTCGCCTGCCGGATGGTCGAGGCCGGTGCGGCGGGCTATGCCGCCGTGCTGATGGACATGCAGATGCCGGAGATGGACGGGCTGACCGCCACGCGGCAGATCCGCCTGACGCACACGGCCGAGGCCCTGCCCATCATCGCGCTGACCGCGCATGCCTATGACGACGAACGCCGCGCCTGCATGCAGGCGGGGATGTGCGATCACGTGACCAAGCCCGTCGATCCCGCGCGCCTGATCGCGGTGCTGGCACGGCACATGCGGATCGTGCCCACCGCCGCGGCCCCGACCCTGCGGGCCGAGGGGGTGGGTGCCGCGGACCTGCCCGACCACCTGCCGCCCTTCGACATCCCCGCCGCGCTGTCGCGGGTGAACGGCAAGCGGCCGCTGCTGCGCCGCCTGATCCTGTCCTTTGCCGAGGGGAACCGCGATGCTGTCGCGCAGATCGCGCAGCTGATCGCCGACGGACGACGCCAGGACGCGCATCGCGCCGCCCATACCCTGAAGGGGGTCACGGCCTCGCTGGAGCTGCCCCGGATCGCGACCCTTGCCGGGCAGATCGAGGCGTTTCTGCAGGCCGATGACACGACCGGCATCGACGCGCTTTTGGCGCAGCTGTCCGGCCCGCTGGCTGCGGCGATCGCCGCAGCCGACAGCCTGACGGCGGCGGCGGGCACGCCCCATGCGGCCGCATCGCCGCCCACCCCGGCCGGCGACAGCGTCCGGATCGCCCAGCTGCGCGGCCATCTGCGCGACCAGGTCCGCCGTCGCAGCATGGCCGCCCGTGCCAGCTTTGACGCGCTGGCCGAGGCGCTGCAGCTGGACCGCATGGCGATGGACGACCACCCCGTGCGCAGCGCGCTGCTGCGGCTGGATTATGCCGCGGCGGATGCGCTGCTGAACGGCCCCCACCCCGACACCGGTCAACCAGGGATATGA
- a CDS encoding ABC transporter substrate-binding protein has translation MTYPLTMRAMLLASALALAPAAWAETPADTLVVAHTIDDIISLDPAVSFEFAGNDVNNNTYDRLVDFNPLDPDAGFQPSLATEWAVSEDGLSITFTLREDATFHSGNPVRAADAAWSLQRAVKLDKTPAFILTQFGFTADNVDQMITADGNTLTLTMDKPYAPTFVLNCLTANIASVVDMETVMANEVDGDMGNAWLNTNEAGSGAYVLSAWRPNEAVQLTAYEEYWQGAPEMKRVIVRNVAESSAQRLLLEQGDIDVARNLTPTDVESIAAVEGVTIQDEPRGRILYMGLNQKDELLSNPAVVEAMKHLVDYEGITGSFLKGQFVTHQTFLPQGYLGVLEEQPWTYDVEKARQILTDAGIEGGTITTRVRDLREYVDVAQTLQASMAQVGLTLEIEQMTGAQVLDAYRAREVPIFLGEWGPDYSDPNTNAATFAYNPDNSDEAAAVGLLAWRNAYEVPAEMNEATVAATLEQDADARAAMYQDIQRQYQAEAPIVPLFQRIEQVGLRDGVQNWWSGGAISSVMYRQVTKGE, from the coding sequence ATGACATATCCCCTGACCATGCGCGCCATGCTTCTGGCCTCGGCGCTGGCGCTTGCACCTGCAGCCTGGGCCGAGACGCCGGCCGACACTCTGGTCGTGGCCCACACGATCGACGATATCATCAGCCTGGACCCGGCGGTAAGCTTCGAGTTCGCGGGCAACGACGTCAACAACAACACCTATGACCGGCTGGTCGATTTCAACCCGCTGGACCCGGACGCGGGCTTCCAGCCCAGCCTTGCGACCGAATGGGCGGTGTCCGAGGACGGCCTGTCCATCACCTTCACGCTGCGCGAGGATGCGACCTTCCATTCCGGCAACCCCGTGCGCGCCGCGGACGCCGCCTGGTCGCTGCAGCGCGCGGTCAAGCTGGACAAGACCCCGGCCTTCATCCTGACCCAGTTCGGCTTTACCGCCGACAACGTCGATCAGATGATCACCGCCGACGGCAACACGCTGACGCTGACGATGGACAAGCCCTATGCGCCGACCTTCGTGCTGAACTGCCTGACCGCCAACATCGCCAGCGTGGTCGACATGGAGACCGTCATGGCCAACGAGGTCGACGGCGACATGGGCAATGCCTGGCTTAACACGAACGAGGCCGGGTCGGGCGCCTATGTGCTGTCGGCCTGGCGTCCGAACGAGGCGGTGCAGCTGACCGCCTATGAGGAATACTGGCAGGGCGCCCCCGAAATGAAGCGCGTGATCGTGCGCAACGTCGCCGAATCCAGCGCGCAACGGCTGCTGCTGGAGCAGGGTGATATCGACGTGGCGCGCAACCTTACGCCGACGGACGTGGAATCCATCGCCGCGGTCGAGGGCGTGACCATCCAGGACGAGCCGCGCGGCCGCATCCTCTACATGGGCCTGAACCAGAAGGACGAACTGCTGTCGAACCCTGCCGTGGTCGAGGCGATGAAGCACCTTGTCGATTACGAGGGCATCACCGGCAGCTTCCTGAAGGGTCAGTTCGTCACCCACCAGACCTTCCTGCCGCAGGGCTATCTGGGCGTGCTGGAGGAGCAGCCCTGGACCTATGACGTGGAGAAGGCCCGCCAGATCCTGACCGATGCGGGGATCGAGGGCGGCACCATCACCACCCGCGTGCGCGATCTGCGCGAATACGTGGACGTGGCCCAGACCCTGCAGGCGTCGATGGCCCAGGTCGGCCTGACCCTGGAGATCGAGCAGATGACCGGCGCGCAGGTGCTGGACGCCTATCGCGCCCGCGAGGTTCCGATCTTCCTGGGCGAATGGGGCCCGGATTATTCGGACCCGAACACCAATGCCGCGACCTTCGCCTATAACCCCGACAACAGCGACGAGGCCGCGGCCGTGGGCCTGCTGGCCTGGCGCAACGCCTATGAGGTACCGGCCGAGATGAACGAGGCCACTGTCGCCGCCACCCTGGAGCAGGACGCCGACGCCCGCGCCGCGATGTATCAGGACATCCAGCGCCAGTACCAGGCCGAGGCCCCGATCGTTCCGCTGTTCCAGCGCATCGAACAGGTCGGCCTGCGCGACGGCGTCCAGAACTGGTGGAGCGGCGGCGCCATTTCGTCGGTCATGTATCGTCAGGTGACGAAGGGCGAATAA
- a CDS encoding tartrate dehydrogenase codes for MTHRIALIPGDGIGIPVTEAALRVMEASGADITTKSFPWSCDHYLQHGRMMPEDGIETLRGFDAIFLGAVGWPARVPDAVSLHGLLLPIRKAFVQYANIRPHRLLPGVEGPLKTRDFDILCIRENTEGEYSGAGGRVHQGTPDEVAVETSIFTRAGVERILRFGFEQAQARRGKLASVTKSNAQRHSMVFWDEVTDELAADYPDVAVTRYHIDAMCARMVMAPESLDVVVASNLFGDILTDLGAAIQGGLGFAASANIDPTRRNPSMFEPVHGSAPDIADQGIANPMAAFWSAAMMLDHLGQTAPAARIMAALEAATARGIGTHPGRDTTDAVTTAVLAQL; via the coding sequence ATGACCCATCGCATCGCCCTGATCCCAGGAGACGGCATCGGCATTCCCGTGACCGAGGCCGCCCTGCGCGTCATGGAGGCCAGCGGCGCCGACATCACGACCAAGAGCTTTCCCTGGTCCTGCGATCATTACCTGCAGCACGGCCGCATGATGCCCGAGGACGGCATCGAGACCTTGCGCGGCTTCGACGCCATCTTCCTGGGCGCGGTCGGCTGGCCCGCCCGCGTGCCAGATGCCGTGTCGCTGCACGGGCTGCTGCTGCCCATCCGCAAGGCCTTCGTCCAATACGCCAACATCCGCCCGCACCGCCTGCTGCCCGGCGTCGAGGGTCCGCTGAAAACCCGCGATTTCGACATTCTCTGCATCCGCGAGAACACCGAAGGCGAGTATTCCGGCGCTGGCGGCCGCGTCCATCAGGGCACCCCGGACGAGGTCGCGGTCGAGACCTCGATCTTCACCCGCGCGGGCGTCGAACGCATCCTGCGCTTCGGCTTTGAACAGGCGCAGGCGCGGCGGGGCAAGCTGGCCTCGGTCACCAAGTCGAACGCACAGCGCCACAGCATGGTCTTCTGGGACGAGGTCACCGACGAACTGGCCGCCGACTATCCGGACGTCGCTGTCACCCGCTACCACATCGACGCGATGTGCGCACGGATGGTCATGGCGCCCGAGAGCTTGGACGTTGTGGTCGCCTCGAACCTCTTCGGCGACATCCTGACGGATCTGGGCGCGGCCATCCAAGGGGGCCTGGGCTTTGCGGCCTCGGCCAACATCGACCCGACGCGCCGCAACCCGTCGATGTTCGAGCCCGTCCACGGCTCGGCCCCCGACATCGCGGATCAGGGCATCGCCAACCCGATGGCGGCGTTCTGGTCGGCGGCGATGATGCTGGACCACCTGGGCCAGACCGCCCCCGCCGCCCGCATCATGGCCGCACTGGAGGCCGCCACCGCCCGCGGCATCGGCACCCACCCGGGCCGCGACACCACCGACGCCGTCACCACGGCCGTTCTGGCGCAGCTGTAA
- a CDS encoding diguanylate cyclase yields MDNRPVILVIDDEPANIEIVTAVLEDEYEICFALSGEQAVQVARESRPDLILLDVVMPGMDGYQLCRIFKADPLLSDIPVIFATALGDDEAELRGLAVGAIDYVTKPIRPAALQRRVRNHVQMKRMRDQLTEQALRDPLTGLANRRMLERRLQAELHRQARDGGLIAVLMLDIDHFKGFNDSYGHPEGDICLKAVSQALAQAIRRSGDLCARYGGEEFACILPGTDLDGALHLAETMRAGVEALAIPHRASQVGQVVTISIGVASGRCDMGSDNAFWLTGADRMLYRSKLAGRNRVSGQVMSADHPLRDASALDGPVVGDVRAG; encoded by the coding sequence ATGGACAACCGCCCCGTCATCCTTGTGATCGACGACGAACCCGCCAACATCGAGATCGTCACCGCCGTGCTGGAGGACGAATACGAGATCTGCTTTGCCCTGTCCGGCGAACAGGCCGTGCAGGTGGCCCGCGAAAGCAGGCCGGACCTGATCCTTTTGGACGTGGTGATGCCCGGTATGGACGGCTATCAGCTGTGCCGCATCTTCAAGGCCGACCCGCTGCTCAGCGACATTCCGGTGATCTTCGCCACCGCCCTGGGCGATGACGAGGCCGAGTTGCGCGGGTTGGCAGTCGGTGCGATCGACTATGTCACCAAGCCGATCCGCCCAGCCGCCCTGCAGCGGCGCGTGCGCAACCACGTCCAGATGAAGCGGATGCGCGACCAGTTGACCGAACAGGCGCTGCGCGATCCGCTGACGGGGCTGGCCAACCGGCGCATGCTGGAACGCCGCCTGCAGGCGGAACTGCACCGGCAGGCGCGCGACGGCGGTCTGATCGCGGTGCTGATGCTGGATATCGATCACTTCAAGGGCTTCAACGACAGCTATGGCCACCCCGAGGGCGACATCTGCCTCAAGGCCGTGTCGCAGGCGCTGGCGCAGGCGATCCGCCGGTCGGGCGACCTGTGCGCGCGCTACGGCGGCGAGGAGTTCGCCTGCATCTTGCCCGGCACCGACCTGGACGGCGCCCTTCACCTGGCCGAGACGATGCGCGCCGGTGTCGAGGCGCTGGCCATCCCGCACCGCGCGTCGCAGGTGGGGCAGGTGGTGACGATCAGCATCGGCGTGGCGTCGGGGCGTTGCGACATGGGCAGCGACAACGCCTTCTGGCTGACCGGGGCCGACCGGATGCTGTATCGCAGCAAGCTGGCCGGGCGGAACCGCGTCAGCGGGCAGGTGATGAGCGCCGATCACCCGCTGCGCGACGCGTCCGCGCTGGACGGGCCGGTCGTCGGGGATGTCAGGGCGGGCTAG